The Brachypodium distachyon strain Bd21 chromosome 4, Brachypodium_distachyon_v3.0, whole genome shotgun sequence nucleotide sequence GGTATTTTCGGTTAACCAAACTTTTCAGTTTTTAACTGAAAAAACCTAATTGCTAACAGTTAGCTTTTTTACTTAGCTGTAactgaaaacagaaaaaggaattTCGGTTTCAGTTCGGGTTTTTTGGTTTCGGTTTTCAGTTTAAGTTCAGTTATACACACCCTGCCACCCTGCACTCTAAGTCGACCCCCAAGTTGCACGCAACTACTAAAATGTGCAGCTACCTAGTTTTTGTTGGaccaaagaaataaaaatggatGCCCAAGATCACCGACTTAAAAATGAGAATCTGTCAGTGGACTTGGAAATAGACAATCACTTTGAAAAAAGCTACACCATTTGGTACTTCAACGGAATTGACAAGTGCGTGATGAAGAGCTGGCAGTTAAGAAGTCAGCACTAGTACGTCCAGTTCATATTTTGTGGCCGACAAATCCATTGGAAATCATATACTGATATATAGGAACTTTCCCAGCAGGGAAGCGATCCAAAACAGTTGTTGGTCATCAAAAACTTTCTACTTACAATTTTAGTTCTTCTAATTTCTAAAACAAGTACTGTAGTACAGTTTTAAGAAATCAGGGTGCATGCTTTTGGATGATCCTAAGCTAATTTTGGTTATAGCTtctgcttaattaattagcaagGACAAGTGTTTGATAGAAATAAAGGTATATATCCAGCTATAGTACTATTCTACCGACGTAGTGCAAGCTCACCTACGGTTTTGCACTATTTATTTGTAGCTGGCAAAAGGAATGAAAGCAGACAATTAAAACTTCCTCCTTTGCTCTAGCGGGCAAGATTAATAGCTACAATTACTTACCTAGCTGGGAAAAAGTATCAGTTAGAAAGAGAATATATCCATATCGAGACGGCAACCTAATTGCTACTGTAACTCTATATCATTCACTTCCCTAAActcatcgatcgatctagcTAGTAAGTATCATCACCTTCTCGCCGTCCGGCAGGGCCTCCATGAGGTCGACGAGCGGCGCGGTGTACTCCTCGAACGACGCGACGACCCCGCTGCTtctggtggtggcggcgaggtcgacgcAGGAGACGCGGTAGCCGGAACGCCGGAGCAGCGCCAGCAGCCTGTACCAGCACCaggcgccatggccggcgccgtgCACCAGCACGAAGTGTTCCTGCTCCAGCTTCTTCTCGTTGTTGTTTCTGCTGACGATGATGCTCTTGGTAACACCGTCCATATGTCCAGTTCTCCTGATGACCTTTTCTTTCGTTTGTGTATATTTATGCagatagctagctagtactggatggagcatatatatacaagagTGTGAtgttatatactccctccatcctgaaacgtcagttaatttgggacagaaaaggtatatatatacagagGGAGAGGCCTTCAAGTATTGTGCTACTACTACTGGCTTGAGTGAGCAGCGGGAAATCGATGGAGATACggaacaaagaaaataattaaaGGATAATTAAAGTTTGGCTATGACGACTGGGTCCAGGCAGTGCCATTTGTCAGGTATGTATGAGACCAATCACCACGTACGATGTACACATAAATGCATAATCTTTGGGAATAAATATGGGgctttccatttttttctatGCAATTATAAATACATTAATGCCTAGATATAATGGTTCTTAGGAGTATTACACGTAGGAATACTGTTCTAGTGCTCCCTCTCTTTTCAGTGTGTTCTAAGTTAAATTTCATCAAGTAAAACTAAGTTTGTAGGAAAAACACCGACATATGCAACACTAAACTAGTGTTATTTAGCACAACTTTTTATATAGTATTTGTTTCATAGCCTTGTTCTTTTTGAAGTATTCGTTTCAATTCCCTTATAAAAGAGCCCTTTTATCATTCCCTTTGACTGAACAGAATGACCGAGGCAAAGGGTCCACCACGTCAAAGGAGATGACCCACGAGTCAGGAGAAGTCTAGGATTAGTTGGTGCTAAAAAATTCAGGAATTCAGGGTGTGAGAAAAAATACTACAGCctaaaatcatgtttttggAAATATAGAATTGGGCAACTGGGCTGAGAGAGGAGGCAACCAAATAGGTGGGCCTAGTTGTCTGTTTGGCtggctctctctctcaaaaaaaactTGTCTCTTGGGTAcattgaaaaaaagaagttactTTTTGGGCTGAATTGCTTAAATACCCTGTCATTTTACATTTTTaacttatttttgttttgcccTTTTTATGCATAGCAGTACATACTACATGCTATATATACCTAGTTGTTTGGCAAAAAATAGTTGGAATACCTTTGATCTTGACTTGAACTCTTGAAGTCTTGAAACTAGCCCGTCTGCATGCTGGAGTCTCTGGTGACGGCAAGGaaactatttttttgaaaatgagtGTGATGATTGCCTGATTGGTGCAAGTATCTAGCATTTTTCAagaacattaaaaaaaagatatccTGCATGTATATATTTGGCATGAAGTAGATGGGCACTGGTACGGTCAAGTCAACGCTACTTCCCTCTTGAAGCAAATGGCGTGGAGAGATGGTTGAATGTCACAATccttgaagaaaaaagaaagatataaGCGTCACGGTTATGAAGAATTCCACGGGGTGGTGACCATCGAAGACGTGAACAGATACCAACAATGCAACGAACTCAATGAATGAGATTTGCAGAATCTACGGTACCGTTGTGTTATCTACTCCTATCAATCCATATCTGGATTGTAGAAATATTACGAGCTAATAGGTCTCTTATAATCACATCGAGATATTATGTCGTTTTTAATCCACTAACGCACAGATAGATGTTACAGTAATACCATGTGTTTATATTCCTTGACTTCTCAAACAAAATGTTTTGTGCTGATCGGCTTGCCAAGTGTCAAAAATTACAACAGCGTACTGATGAAGATTAAACCGTATTTGAAACTCGTTGTTGCGGTTGAGAACTCGAAGAattttcatctcaaggttgcaAAATGAAAGCGAGGGCACATGGGAtccttcaaaaataaaaattacaagttGATTGTTGGAGACCATTATACCAGGTCAAACCCCTCGTCCACCACCAATCTCTCATGACGCCATGGTGTTGTTGAAGCACGAAAGATGGCAGCCGACATTTCTAGATCTAGAGGAGCACCATAGCAtaaattgttgtttttttcGAGCTGTCGAACTGGACCGACGCACACAACGAGACCAAGGCTGTACACATCGGGCCGGGGATCTTTCCCAAGCCCGTTGGATCCTAGCTCCGTCATCTTTTACCCATAGCctaagaagaagaacatcATCGGCAACCACGAATCACATACCCCTTTTCAAAACACCAAAATCTTCTGCGAAtgcggccaccaccaccataaGAGTCGACACGAAAGCACCGACCACATCAACCAAAACTCACCAGAATTGACGATAGGGGAGAAGATCGAGCCATCTGCTTCCCAACGAAACTGACTGGATCACCGTCCTAACTACAAACCGGAGTCGGAGCACCGGAGTCTTCACGCTCTGCAGCTACGACTAATTGACTACGACAATAAAAGATatttcttttggttttcttgacCTGATCTTTGACCCCTTTCTTTGGTTTTGACTCGTCCATGCAATTATTAATCACACACAGCTCAATCGTGCAGTACTTGTGTGACACAATCACACAAGTACAACTCCAATTTTGGCAGTAATTAAGCTGCTCTTGCTCAAGTGGCAACTGGCAAAGCAGACAGCGCCATGCTCTTCTGTCCGAGTCTTGCTAGCTGCTCATCTCCCAACAGCATAGCAGCCAGAGAGTCCTCTCCTCCATTGGTCCCCCTGCCAtggtctccttcctcctccccctctcttctctctccgcGAGCTTTCACCAGACAGCTCGACCCTGAGCTCACCTGGCCATCACTGACGCCATagccttctcttctttttctttcaccTTTTGGGTCCTGCTCTCTCCCCtcttccgccgccggagaTTCGCCACCCCTCCGGGTCTCCTTCTAGCAGGAGCGGGGCATTTACGGGCGCTGGGGATGGTCTCCAGAGAGCAAAGGTTcgtccttttttcttttttgtggaTTTCTGTTctactccgccgccgcctcctcctagATCTGTGACTCGGCGGATTCTGGTTGATCCATCCATGGATTGGTTGGTCCCCGTGGGGATTTCTTGCTGTTAGACTAATTGATTGTTTTTATCAGCAGGGTGGTTGATGTTGATGTCGGTGACATTTCAACGGAGTGATTGAGAGAGACCATATATGGCCGCCATGGAAGCTCACAATCTGCGGTTCGTCAGGTGCCCCAAGTGCCTCCAGCTTCTGGTGGAGTACCCGTCCATCCCGGTCTACCGGTGCGGCGGCTGCAGCACTGTTCTTCGAGGTATAGTACAGGCTCTCATGCCGATCCATCCCGCGTTGCCTGATTATTTAGGAATTAGTGCTTCATTTCTGTTTTCCCCAGAAAAAGGAACATTTTTGTTTGATAGTTGTAGTTGAATCTGCTGCTGCAGCGAAGAATCGAGGTGGGCCGGTGACACATGCCGATCCGGGATCTGGTGAGCGGACCAGCTCTCCATGTAGTGTCGAAGGATCCCCGCAGAACAGCAAGCCGATTTGCTTGGATGAACAGAAAGTTGTCTCCTCTAATGTGCCGCATAGCGAAGGTGTGGTGGAGGGAAACATTTCGGATGGCGGCAAGGATGATAACTCCTATGGTAGTGTTGATCCGGAAAGAAATATGCCCGTTGGGGAGGGCGCGACACCTGGTGAGCTTGGTGGTGAGGAGAACTGTCATCCGCTTATTGATGGAAATGCTCGAAACCCTCAGCTTCTGATCAAAGGGGAAGATGACAAAGGTACCGAAGCTAGTTCTAGTGTTATGTTGATAGAAAATGGACAGAATATTGAGACAAGTGAAAATGAGAATGGGGAGAAGGGTTCCGGTATGGATGATGCAAACGATGCAAGTGTTGGCAGAGAAGTTGCTGATGTCCATACCATGGCAGGTGAGGAATTGGGAGCTGATTCTGGCAACAATATGGAAGGGGAAATAGAGAGTGTGGCCGAGCAAACATATTCTGATAGCAATGGCAATCAAAATATGAATTGCCAAGAGATACAACCATACGAGGGTTTGCATATTGGATCTTATGAAGATCTGATTGAAGAATTGGAGAGGTCTCTGTCATTGAGTGATGACGAGGAAGACTTTCTGGATGTAGTTGACAGCAATGGGCTTAATGATGCTCTTCATAACCAATTTGGTAGTCGAAGGTTTTTGTCAGGGGGCAAAATGAATGATGACCCTCGAAGTGATCCTCATGGTCGATTGATCGAAGAACTGGAGAGGTCTTTTGGTGATGTAGAAGAGCCGTTTGAAGAACACTATATTGCGGTTGCAGACAAAGATGTTGCAGATAAAATTCATGGAAAGGAGCATGATGAGGATCCACAACTCCGGGTTGATGGAAGTGCAGATGCATGTGAAGGAAGTATGTCTTCCTTTGATGGCGGACTTATAAAATCTGGACAAAGTTTTGAACAAAAAGAGCTAGCAGCTGCTGGCGCTAAGGAAAAGGAAGAGGCCCCCATAGAAGGTGATAATAAGGTTGACCATGTTCATGGGAATGGGCATGTCATGGttacaaacaaaaaggaagaggCCTGCATAGAAGGTAATAATATGGTCGACTGTGTTCATGGGAATGAGCATGTCATGGttacaaacaaaaaggaagaggCCACCATAGAAGGTAATAATAAGGTTGACTGTGTTCATGGGCATGAGAATGTCATGGTTACAAACGAAGTCAATGCAGCAAGAATTCATGAGAATGAGGATGAGAAGGATCTGCAGTACCTGGACACTGAAAGTGCAAATCCATGTGAAGGAAGCACCTCTTCCTTTGATGATGGACATCTCAAATCTGGACAATGCTTTCAACAAAACAAGCTAACAATTGGTGACAGTAAAGAGAGCGAAGAGGATCTTGCAGAAGGGGACAGTAAGATTGACTGTATTCATGCGAATGAGCCTGTCGTGGTTACAAACAAGGACATTGCAGAAACAATTCTTGTGAATGAACATGATAAGGATCCACAGTACCTGGACAATGAAAGTGCAAATCTATGTGAAGGAGTCACCTCTTCATTCAGTGATGGACATCCCAACTCTGGACAAAATTTTGAACAGCAGGAGCTAACTTCTGATGGcactgaagaaaagaaagagggcCATATGGAAAATGACAATACAGCTATCTGTGTTCAAGCTGACGATGCAGCATCTGTTACTGgtttttcaagtttgtcaagtgagaggattcatggcaaatcACCTAGCTTTCCTACCTTCgataagaagaaagaagagataTCGTCCCAATACAGAGCTAGTCTACTTCGTCAAGGACTTTCTCTTGATTCTGAAGACTTCGAGTCAATCCAAAAGTTTATCGAGTCACAAATGGATGGGACCTCAAGTTCTCTCTCAAGCGGGTCTCCAAATCAAGGAGATTTGGTGCTGAAAACATCAAACAAGTTCAAGGCTGTTGATCAACTTGAGCGCCTCAAGAAGATGGATGATTTAAGAGATCAGCTAAATAGGCTTTCTAGCCAGAAGGGCTTGGAGAAAAGGTACCAGAAGAAAGGCCTTGAATACCAGCCGCGACAACTGAATAGCTATGATGCCGAGCAACAGTTTCAAAGTGTTGATGCTGATTCCATCCCAAGTTCCTGTACTCTAGACTCCTATTATGGCCATGCAAAGCCACCAAGGTATCCCCCACCAAATCCTTTCTCACCACCCCATTCATGTGCAAACTGCCGTTTTGGACATGTGCAAACGCACATCCCTCACAGCTACGATGCTTGGGAGTTAAATTCATATTACCAGTCCTCATATGCTGGTAGCTCAGTCCTTGACCATGATTCGCTCAAGTCGAGCTTCAAGGAACAGAAGCCAGTGGTGAGAAAGCATATTTTACGGCCTCTGTCAGGTGCCTCACCATACACGGTATGCAACAGCTGTTTCCATTTGGTTCAAATGCCATCAGACATCTACATGTCAAAAAGAAAGATTGGGAAGATGCAGTGTGGTCGATGCTCCAAGGTTATTGTGTTATCAGTTCCTGCTGTAACTCACACCGATGGAAATTTCAGCAAGGAAGTAGCCCGAAAATCAAGCAAGCCCGATGACAGAACAGTTGCTAGAACTGAGAGTGCTTCTTATCCTGTTAGTGTAAGTGAAGAGTATGGACCATCCTTCACTAGAAGCTTCTCTACACAAGCAGGATCAGCCCTTGATGCCTCACAGAGTAGCAAGAAGGTTTCAGACTCCGCACTTCACCGACTCATGGGGTATGATTCAGCTAGCCAGTTGTTACGTCACAGCAGGGCGTTTGAACGTCGCAGCAGGGTGTTTGATGATGGATATGAGAGCTTTGAGTCAATGGTGCCGGTGTCCAGCAGAGTGTCCAGAAGAAAGAACAAGTGAGGTTTTGCACTGGGATGTGAAGCCTTTGGCCCCTTGGAAGTCACAGTTTTGACGACAACTTTCCTGCAAATAGTTTTGTGGAATTTTTCGGACAACTCTAGCTCTATCTGAACTCATTTGGTTTCTCAAAATTCTTTACTCATGTGGTATATATATTGTTTATTCTTGATGTAAACATGTCCATATTTTGGGGGTATAATAAGAATTTTTTATGCTACATCCTACACTGTTAAATCGGCGTCTGCACTAGTATTTGTTCCCAGTAATTTGGCATGTGAGAACTCCCTACTTGAAATCGGCATCTGCAAGTTTACCATTGTCACAGTTCTTCCCTACTGATGCTGAACCATCATTCTCTTTTACCTCTGCAACTGCATAATTCCCAGCCTCCATGTATCACATTCCAGAATTGTGTGTTGTTAGGTGAAAGATCTATTATCTTAAATTGTTCATGCATGTTAAGCTGTGCAGGAAATGTGTACTAACTACCAGGCCATGTGGCTCTTGTCTTTCCATGATGCATCCTGTCTCTTGATGATTGCAAATAGACAAAATTGCAAATAGACAAAGCTGTTTGCAAGTGGCATTCCTGAAGGGCATCAAACCGCTGTCCCTGACTGGAAATTTTTGCTGGTTCATGTGTTGATGGTCAGATTTTCCAGGTTAAAGAAACTGTTTGCATCAGGAGCAGCTTCAGGCACACACACTGTCAAGCATGTCTCTGGTCCTTAACCTAATATAATGGTCATGTGTCAGAGGCACCAATCTGGGTTAACCATTTTTTGCTTGGGTTAACAGCCATTTCCATTTTCCATATTTAGTAGTGACGTGTTCTCTTCTTGCCTGAAGATAAACTCGCTTGCCATTTGGCTGGCATCatcttttcctctcttttttacaGCATAAGAACCTCTTTATTATATTTCTtgctgtcttttttttcttcaaagatctttctgtaaaaaaaaatatctctcTTCTGTAGCTCAGGGTTTATTCTTCATCAGGAGAAGTTTAGGCTCCGGTTAGTGTCTTACTGaccttattttttttgaagccTTACTGACCTTATTTTTTTGAAGCCTTACTgacctttttcttttagaacAGAATCTTTGGGTTtttagagagagaaaaaagaatcaggttacttttttttcttgcgaaTAAGAATCAGGTTACTGATGAGTAGGCCATGGCTTGCTATAAAAGCCTACTGGGCTTGAAGCTCAATCCGCTAGGAACAAACCCTGGCCCTGTTAGTTCTCGACCAAGAGGCCGGCCCGTTTAAGGATTCCATCAGGCCTGACTATGGACAGCCCATTCAAAGACAAGGTACAATGATGCTAATTCTTCTTCAGAACCGAGGGCATTTGAATGTATTCCATACAAGTTTTAGAAAATTCAACATGTTGATCCAAATATTCATTTGTCAGCATTGTTCTTCTTTCCATCAGAAATAAGTGGAGTATTAAATAGAACAACCAGTCATATCCATCAAGTTAGCAACAAAGTAATTTGATCAAACTCCTACCTTCCCTCATCAAATTGAGACTTTGCAGCATAGAGCCATGGATGAATGGAAGAGTCATAAGTTAGTGCTACAATTTTCAGTAGCCCACTGCAAGCACAAGTCTGCATGTCAAATACATTAGTATTAGTTGGACTGCAGCATATATTATATATAGAAAAAATTACCACTCACATATTATTTTCCTTGCCAAGACTGTCGTATCTCTAGGCAGCTAGCTAGGCTGTGCTTCCTCTGAACTTTCTGCTGCAGCCGGCTGCATAATTAAGCTGCAAACATTGACCTGAGAGGCTGAAAGCCTAAGCAGTTCAACCCTCTGCCTTAACAAAGAATCTACACATTGGACATTAGTACCATTTTTTGGggatttgtttggttggctcTACCATGTTACTTCTGATTTTTCCTTGTTGTTATACCATATTAAAATCACTATGTCCATGGAGTTCTAGATCAGCTTAAAATAATCTTACGAGTACATAAATAATGACAATTAGAGACTCCCAATTAAGTGATCTTCCAGGAACCATCCCACCGGCACCGTCAAGATAATCAAGATTAATGGATGGACAGATGGACCGATCATTCGTTTGCTCTCCTGGTTCGATTAAAATGAATCAAATTGCTCACTTGAACAACGCAGCAACACATGCAAAGCAGATACCGGATCTACTACCAGCTCCTATCTCTCGTCTTTCTTTTCTcacacaaatatatatatatacatcaagGCATTTGTAACATAAGAGTGGGAAGGTAGTAAGGTAAATTTTTTATCTTTGTGTGAGCCCTTTGGGGGTTCCCGAAAGAGAAAACCGTATGTAAGctatattgtgaaatgaagCAGTTTAGTTTTTTCCCTCGGTCTTTTTAGCATGTTTATATGGGTGGGTGCTTATGCTAGGGATCCTATAGGAGAAACCTCTGCGTGTAGTTCTCTGTTAAGCCGAGTGTATGGCGTTAAAATGAGAACCTTGTAACCGTAGAGAAGTGTTCTTTTCGGGTGGAACTGCCTGGGAAGACGATAAGAAATCACCCATATAAA carries:
- the LOC100822671 gene encoding uncharacterized protein LOC100822671, with translation MAAMEAHNLRFVRCPKCLQLLVEYPSIPVYRCGGCSTVLRAKNRGGPVTHADPGSGERTSSPCSVEGSPQNSKPICLDEQKVVSSNVPHSEGVVEGNISDGGKDDNSYGSVDPERNMPVGEGATPGELGGEENCHPLIDGNARNPQLLIKGEDDKGTEASSSVMLIENGQNIETSENENGEKGSGMDDANDASVGREVADVHTMAGEELGADSGNNMEGEIESVAEQTYSDSNGNQNMNCQEIQPYEGLHIGSYEDLIEELERSLSLSDDEEDFLDVVDSNGLNDALHNQFGSRRFLSGGKMNDDPRSDPHGRLIEELERSFGDVEEPFEEHYIAVADKDVADKIHGKEHDEDPQLRVDGSADACEGSMSSFDGGLIKSGQSFEQKELAAAGAKEKEEAPIEGDNKVDHVHGNGHVMVTNKKEEACIEGNNMVDCVHGNEHVMVTNKKEEATIEGNNKVDCVHGHENVMVTNEVNAARIHENEDEKDLQYLDTESANPCEGSTSSFDDGHLKSGQCFQQNKLTIGDSKESEEDLAEGDSKIDCIHANEPVVVTNKDIAETILVNEHDKDPQYLDNESANLCEGVTSSFSDGHPNSGQNFEQQELTSDGTEEKKEGHMENDNTAICVQADDAASVTGFSSLSSERIHGKSPSFPTFDKKKEEISSQYRASLLRQGLSLDSEDFESIQKFIESQMDGTSSSLSSGSPNQGDLVLKTSNKFKAVDQLERLKKMDDLRDQLNRLSSQKGLEKRYQKKGLEYQPRQLNSYDAEQQFQSVDADSIPSSCTLDSYYGHAKPPRYPPPNPFSPPHSCANCRFGHVQTHIPHSYDAWELNSYYQSSYAGSSVLDHDSLKSSFKEQKPVVRKHILRPLSGASPYTVCNSCFHLVQMPSDIYMSKRKIGKMQCGRCSKVIVLSVPAVTHTDGNFSKEVARKSSKPDDRTVARTESASYPVSVSEEYGPSFTRSFSTQAGSALDASQSSKKVSDSALHRLMGYDSASQLLRHSRAFERRSRVFDDGYESFESMVPVSSRVSRRKNK